One genomic region from Xyrauchen texanus isolate HMW12.3.18 chromosome 4, RBS_HiC_50CHRs, whole genome shotgun sequence encodes:
- the LOC127634293 gene encoding pro-MCH 1-like has translation MKLSAETIILIVALLSDCYFQSAAIPMIPKADKMEPDQPGLSETLEDNALRSAPGSSRIIVVADSDLLRTLKSLDKGFSHLSLPESILSTERRDVTSELSPSIAIMRRDTMRCMVGRVYRPCWEV, from the coding sequence ATGAAGCTCTCCGCTGAGACCATCATACTTATTGTTGCACTTTTGTCCGACTGCTACTTCCAATCCGCCGCAATCCCCATGATTCCCAAAGCTGACAAGATGGAGCCAGACCAGCCAGGCTTGAGCGAAACCTTGGAGGACAACGCTTTGAGATCAGCACCGGGAAGCTCCAGGATCATCGTGGTGGCTGACTCCGATCTGCTGAGGACTCTAAAGTCTCTGGACAAAGGATTTTCTCATCTCAGCCTTCCAGAGAGCATTCTTAGCACAGAGCGCAGAGATGTTACCTCAGAGCTGAGCCCGAGCATCGCCATCATGAGAAGGGACACAATGAGATGCATGGTGGGACGAGTGTATCGGCCATGTTGGGAGGTGTAG